The Lasioglossum baleicum chromosome 12, iyLasBale1, whole genome shotgun sequence genome includes a region encoding these proteins:
- the LOC143214076 gene encoding uncharacterized protein LOC143214076 isoform X2 has product MEISPRKPSKRAQEPVDEWLQAKGYFRKHAPRDPTCLFRAVSEQVYMTQHYHLRVRKECVEFMRTMKQSFFENVAIPFDDYLDQMACFTEWGGINEIQAMSLLYKREFVIFNGQKQVQRNVTNNGFKNVIYLCHTPQKQYESIYTQDFVASAAYCQSIAYQVLYKGVFNMANLETTVHKMLHDRTATFRHDKFFLKGNLEIRDQLTAEIYNKVESGNDEVDDGQSITKNIPPFPYRVAKALDPNIYRNTDFDIWHEIRKEVKNAGWTRHNSHELQVGGKCLIQMDFNEDDFDRANNNNVYVSSLEKDANCNDTTASQKTDKPTFLYGHIQEMSKNEGPVLVYIVELGEKKIVPYCALKPWPLRKGKQNNWAPVCKRNVLVDSNQKWRKPYGASRKVKQSISSMTISSGSIDKNGNNDNCTDVISKNNIQWKKESLKGEHTQAYENYELEKYANYPVDNATSEMFPARPNLDNNNQSLALDIRQENSKGHKEKSSFGVKNTEKHSAKNPKSDNTVNTDNNAEFDSYPNQRTQNENFYSPYSGEPISAAQVDNMLRSINCSVQKSVDVNGSDLPLSDPFTLRFFYNLGLEYFRESNNWNYLTNEQSDVGQWYQGMPQNEADITAITNGMTQHCTVSQQKPEHNTDQKENGSQSLSQENGHKCVNGKKDAQIQKPEAPRVDEGKDLSQSPREKIKDQEPVNRDTPRPSRNGLGSRFKKNSDNRHRTASQFAQQGNQYLHCGGNSKSTKSQETNSDHFQQSRAVSQQAHGSPTAPVNSYQTPYMQQGMYSGIPYYANEAEAFANPYYPPNPGFFPMPCLPHSDMPDNGNMQPFSPHLYPGMDYAQAYPGVCPPYMCPQPAPYNVPPQNMQEHWYAVTGQPHYMPYAPVLPVAADGVCNGLSQNINQNSPTPECITMQLCSNL; this is encoded by the exons ATGGAAATATCGCCCAGAAAACCGTCGAAACGCGCACAAGAACCAGTTGACGAATGGCTGCAAGCTAAAGGATATTTTAGGAAACATGCGCCTAGAGATCCGACTTGTTTATTCAGAGCAGTCAGTGAACAAGTTTATATGACACAACACTACCATCTTAGGGTGAGGAAGGAGTGTGTGGAATTTATGAGAACGATGAAACAATCATTTTTTGAG AACGTAGCAATTCCATTTGATGATTACCTGGACCAAATGGCGTGTTTCACTGAATGGGGTGGTATAAATGAAATCCAAGCTATGTCATTGTTGTACAAAAGAGAATTTGTGATATTCAATGGACAAAAACAGGTGCAACGTAATGTTACTAACAATGGTTTCAAAAATGTAATATATTTGTGCCACACGCCACAGAAACAATACGAAAGTATTTACACGCAGGATTTTGTTGCATCAGCTGCATACTGTCAAT CTATTGCCTATCAAGTACTTTATAAAGGTGTCTTCAATATGGCTAACTTAGAGACTACTGTTCATAAAATGTTACATGACCGAACTGCTACTTTTAGACATGACAAATTTTTCCTTAAAGGAAACTTAGAGATACGAGA TCAGTTGACCGCAGAAATATACAATAAAGTGGAGAGCGGAAACGACGAGGTGGACGATGGGCAAAGTATAACGAAGAATATACCACCATTTCCTTACAGAGTTGCGAAAGCTCTGGATCCGAATATTTATCGTAATACTGACTTCGATATATGGCATGAGATTAGGAAAG AAGTAAAGAATGCAGGCTGGACCCGACACAATAGTCATGAATTACAAGTTGGTGGTAAATGTTTGATTCAAATGGATTTTAACGAAGATGATTTTGACAGAGCTAACAATAATAATGTCTATGTGTCTTCGCTTGAGAAAGATGCTAATTGCAACGATACAACAGCATCGCAGAAAACTGACAAACCCACTTTCCTTTATGGTCATATACAAGAGATGAGTAAAAATGAGGGTCCTGTGTTAGTTTACATTGTAGAACTGGGAGAGAAAAAGATTGTACCATATTGTGCTCTCAAGCCGTGGCCTTTAAGAAAAGGCAAACAAAATAATTGGGCGCCAGTGTGCAAAAGAAATGTACTTGTAGACTCGA ATCAGAAATGGAGAAAACCATACGGAGCTTCGCGCAAGGTTAAACAGTCAATTTCCAGTATGACTATTTCTTCAGGTAGCATtgataaaaatggaaataatGACAATTGCACCGATGTTATTAGCAAAAATAATATTCAGTGGAAAAAAGAAAGTTT AAAAGGGGAACATACACAAGCATACGAAAACTATGAATTGGAGAAGTATGCTAATTACCCGGTTGATAAT GCTACTTCTGAAATGTTTCCCGCAAGACCGAATCTTGATAATAATAATCAGTCTTTAGCTTTGGATATTAGGCAAGAGAATAGCAAAGGACATAAAGAAAAAAGCTCATTTGGGGTCAAGAATACCGAGAAGCATTCAGCAAAAAATCCGAAATCGGATAACACGGTGAATACCGATAATAATGCTGAATTCGATTCGTATCCAAACCAAAGAACACAAAACGAAAATTTCTATTCCCCCTATTCTG GGGAGCCGATTTCTGCAGCTCAGGTGGACAATATGCTGCGTTCCATTAATTGTTCGGTACAGAAAAGTGTCGATGTGAACGGTAGTGATTTACCGTTATCAG ATCCATTTACTTTGAGATTTTTTTATAACTTAGGATTAGAATATTTTCGCGAGAGCAACAACTGGAATTATTTGACAAATGAACAATCCGATGTAGGACAATGGTACCAAG GTATGCCGCAAAACGAAGCTGATATTACGGCCATTACGAACGGTATGACGCAGCATTGCACAGTGTCGCAACAGAAACCGGAGCACAATACCGATCAAAAAGAAAACGGCAGTCAATCGCTCAGCCAAGAAAACGGGCATAAATGCGTGAACGGTAAGAAGGATGCGCAGATTCAAAAACCGGAAGCACCGAGGGTGGATGAAGGGAAAGATTTGTCGCAATCACCGCGCGAGAAAATAAAGGATCAAGAGCCTGTTAACAGAGACACTCCTCGTCCAAGTAGGAACGGCTTGGGTTCCCGATTTAAGAAGAATTCAGACA ATCGACACCGTACAGCTTCGCAATTTGCGCAACAGGGTAATCAGTACTTGCATTGCGGAGGAAACTCAAAGTCCACTAAATCGCAAGAAACGAATAGCGATCATTTTCAACAATCGAGGGCGGTATCTCAGCAGGCACATGGTTCTCCAACTGCACCGGTGAATTCTTATCAAACACCCTACATGCAACAGGGCATGTATTCCGGAATACCGTATTATGCAAATGAGGCAGAAGCATTCGCAAATCCTTATTATCCTCCTAATCCAGGATTCTTCCCTATGCCTTGTCTACCGCATTCAGATATGCCTGATAATGGTAACATGCAACCATTCTCACCGCACTTATACCCTGGGATGGACTATGCACAGGCTTATCCTGGCGTATGTCCTCCATACATGTGTCCTCAACCTGCCCCATACAACGTGCCGCCTCAGAACATGCAAGAACACTGGTATGCTGTTACTGGACAACCGCATTACATGCCGTATGCACCGGTATTGCCCGTCGCTGCAGATGGAGTTTGTAACGGGCTCTCGCAAAACATCAATCAGAACAGCCCCACCCCAGAATGCATAACTATGCAACTATGTTCCAACCTGTGA
- the LOC143214076 gene encoding uncharacterized protein LOC143214076 isoform X4 yields MLVYFSNKMEISPRKPSKRAQEPVDEWLQAKGYFRKHAPRDPTCLFRAVSEQVYMTQHYHLRVRKECVEFMRTMKQSFFENVAIPFDDYLDQMACFTEWGGINEIQAMSLLYKREFVIFNGQKQVQRNVTNNGFKNVIYLCHTPQKQYESIYTQDFVASAAYCQSIAYQVLYKGVFNMANLETTVHKMLHDRTATFRHDKFFLKGNLEIRDQLTAEIYNKVESGNDEVDDGQSITKNIPPFPYRVAKALDPNIYRNTDFDIWHEIRKEVKNAGWTRHNSHELQVGGKCLIQMDFNEDDFDRANNNNVYVSSLEKDANCNDTTASQKTDKPTFLYGHIQEMSKNEGPVLVYIVELGEKKIVPYCALKPWPLRKGKQNNWAPVCKRNVLVDSNQKWRKPYGASRKVKQSISSMTISSGSIDKNGNNDNCTDVISKNNIQWKKESLKGEHTQAYENYELEKYANYPVDNATSEMFPARPNLDNNNQSLALDIRQENSKGHKEKSSFGVKNTEKHSAKNPKSDNTVNTDNNAEFDSYPNQRTQNENFYSPYSGEPISAAQVDNMLRSINCSVQKSVDVNGSDLPLSGMPQNEADITAITNGMTQHCTVSQQKPEHNTDQKENGSQSLSQENGHKCVNGKKDAQIQKPEAPRVDEGKDLSQSPREKIKDQEPVNRDTPRPSRNGLGSRFKKNSDNRHRTASQFAQQGNQYLHCGGNSKSTKSQETNSDHFQQSRAVSQQAHGSPTAPVNSYQTPYMQQGMYSGIPYYANEAEAFANPYYPPNPGFFPMPCLPHSDMPDNGNMQPFSPHLYPGMDYAQAYPGVCPPYMCPQPAPYNVPPQNMQEHWYAVTGQPHYMPYAPVLPVAADGVCNGLSQNINQNSPTPECITMQLCSNL; encoded by the exons ATGTTAGTTTACTTTAGCAATAAGATGGAAATATCGCCCAGAAAACCGTCGAAACGCGCACAAGAACCAGTTGACGAATGGCTGCAAGCTAAAGGATATTTTAGGAAACATGCGCCTAGAGATCCGACTTGTTTATTCAGAGCAGTCAGTGAACAAGTTTATATGACACAACACTACCATCTTAGGGTGAGGAAGGAGTGTGTGGAATTTATGAGAACGATGAAACAATCATTTTTTGAG AACGTAGCAATTCCATTTGATGATTACCTGGACCAAATGGCGTGTTTCACTGAATGGGGTGGTATAAATGAAATCCAAGCTATGTCATTGTTGTACAAAAGAGAATTTGTGATATTCAATGGACAAAAACAGGTGCAACGTAATGTTACTAACAATGGTTTCAAAAATGTAATATATTTGTGCCACACGCCACAGAAACAATACGAAAGTATTTACACGCAGGATTTTGTTGCATCAGCTGCATACTGTCAAT CTATTGCCTATCAAGTACTTTATAAAGGTGTCTTCAATATGGCTAACTTAGAGACTACTGTTCATAAAATGTTACATGACCGAACTGCTACTTTTAGACATGACAAATTTTTCCTTAAAGGAAACTTAGAGATACGAGA TCAGTTGACCGCAGAAATATACAATAAAGTGGAGAGCGGAAACGACGAGGTGGACGATGGGCAAAGTATAACGAAGAATATACCACCATTTCCTTACAGAGTTGCGAAAGCTCTGGATCCGAATATTTATCGTAATACTGACTTCGATATATGGCATGAGATTAGGAAAG AAGTAAAGAATGCAGGCTGGACCCGACACAATAGTCATGAATTACAAGTTGGTGGTAAATGTTTGATTCAAATGGATTTTAACGAAGATGATTTTGACAGAGCTAACAATAATAATGTCTATGTGTCTTCGCTTGAGAAAGATGCTAATTGCAACGATACAACAGCATCGCAGAAAACTGACAAACCCACTTTCCTTTATGGTCATATACAAGAGATGAGTAAAAATGAGGGTCCTGTGTTAGTTTACATTGTAGAACTGGGAGAGAAAAAGATTGTACCATATTGTGCTCTCAAGCCGTGGCCTTTAAGAAAAGGCAAACAAAATAATTGGGCGCCAGTGTGCAAAAGAAATGTACTTGTAGACTCGA ATCAGAAATGGAGAAAACCATACGGAGCTTCGCGCAAGGTTAAACAGTCAATTTCCAGTATGACTATTTCTTCAGGTAGCATtgataaaaatggaaataatGACAATTGCACCGATGTTATTAGCAAAAATAATATTCAGTGGAAAAAAGAAAGTTT AAAAGGGGAACATACACAAGCATACGAAAACTATGAATTGGAGAAGTATGCTAATTACCCGGTTGATAAT GCTACTTCTGAAATGTTTCCCGCAAGACCGAATCTTGATAATAATAATCAGTCTTTAGCTTTGGATATTAGGCAAGAGAATAGCAAAGGACATAAAGAAAAAAGCTCATTTGGGGTCAAGAATACCGAGAAGCATTCAGCAAAAAATCCGAAATCGGATAACACGGTGAATACCGATAATAATGCTGAATTCGATTCGTATCCAAACCAAAGAACACAAAACGAAAATTTCTATTCCCCCTATTCTG GGGAGCCGATTTCTGCAGCTCAGGTGGACAATATGCTGCGTTCCATTAATTGTTCGGTACAGAAAAGTGTCGATGTGAACGGTAGTGATTTACCGTTATCAG GTATGCCGCAAAACGAAGCTGATATTACGGCCATTACGAACGGTATGACGCAGCATTGCACAGTGTCGCAACAGAAACCGGAGCACAATACCGATCAAAAAGAAAACGGCAGTCAATCGCTCAGCCAAGAAAACGGGCATAAATGCGTGAACGGTAAGAAGGATGCGCAGATTCAAAAACCGGAAGCACCGAGGGTGGATGAAGGGAAAGATTTGTCGCAATCACCGCGCGAGAAAATAAAGGATCAAGAGCCTGTTAACAGAGACACTCCTCGTCCAAGTAGGAACGGCTTGGGTTCCCGATTTAAGAAGAATTCAGACA ATCGACACCGTACAGCTTCGCAATTTGCGCAACAGGGTAATCAGTACTTGCATTGCGGAGGAAACTCAAAGTCCACTAAATCGCAAGAAACGAATAGCGATCATTTTCAACAATCGAGGGCGGTATCTCAGCAGGCACATGGTTCTCCAACTGCACCGGTGAATTCTTATCAAACACCCTACATGCAACAGGGCATGTATTCCGGAATACCGTATTATGCAAATGAGGCAGAAGCATTCGCAAATCCTTATTATCCTCCTAATCCAGGATTCTTCCCTATGCCTTGTCTACCGCATTCAGATATGCCTGATAATGGTAACATGCAACCATTCTCACCGCACTTATACCCTGGGATGGACTATGCACAGGCTTATCCTGGCGTATGTCCTCCATACATGTGTCCTCAACCTGCCCCATACAACGTGCCGCCTCAGAACATGCAAGAACACTGGTATGCTGTTACTGGACAACCGCATTACATGCCGTATGCACCGGTATTGCCCGTCGCTGCAGATGGAGTTTGTAACGGGCTCTCGCAAAACATCAATCAGAACAGCCCCACCCCAGAATGCATAACTATGCAACTATGTTCCAACCTGTGA
- the LOC143214076 gene encoding uncharacterized protein LOC143214076 isoform X3: MLVYFSNKMEISPRKPSKRAQEPVDEWLQAKGYFRKHAPRDPTCLFRAVSEQVYMTQHYHLRVRKECVEFMRTMKQSFFENVAIPFDDYLDQMACFTEWGGINEIQAMSLLYKREFVIFNGQKQVQRNVTNNGFKNVIYLCHTPQKQYESIYTQDFVASAAYCQSIAYQVLYKGVFNMANLETTVHKMLHDRTATFRHDKFFLKGNLEIRDQLTAEIYNKVESGNDEVDDGQSITKNIPPFPYRVAKALDPNIYRNTDFDIWHEIRKEVKNAGWTRHNSHELQVGGKCLIQMDFNEDDFDRANNNNVYVSSLEKDANCNDTTASQKTDKPTFLYGHIQEMSKNEGPVLVYIVELGEKKIVPYCALKPWPLRKGKQNNWAPVCKRNVLVDSNQKWRKPYGASRKVKQSISSMTISSGSIDKNGNNDNCTDVISKNNIQWKKESLKGEHTQAYENYELEKYANYPVDNATSEMFPARPNLDNNNQSLALDIRQENSKGHKEKSSFGVKNTEKHSAKNPKSDNTVNTDNNAEFDSYPNQRTQNENFYSPYSGEPISAAQVDNMLRSINCSVQKSVDVNGSDLPLSGLEYFRESNNWNYLTNEQSDVGQWYQGMPQNEADITAITNGMTQHCTVSQQKPEHNTDQKENGSQSLSQENGHKCVNGKKDAQIQKPEAPRVDEGKDLSQSPREKIKDQEPVNRDTPRPSRNGLGSRFKKNSDNRHRTASQFAQQGNQYLHCGGNSKSTKSQETNSDHFQQSRAVSQQAHGSPTAPVNSYQTPYMQQGMYSGIPYYANEAEAFANPYYPPNPGFFPMPCLPHSDMPDNGNMQPFSPHLYPGMDYAQAYPGVCPPYMCPQPAPYNVPPQNMQEHWYAVTGQPHYMPYAPVLPVAADGVCNGLSQNINQNSPTPECITMQLCSNL, translated from the exons ATGTTAGTTTACTTTAGCAATAAGATGGAAATATCGCCCAGAAAACCGTCGAAACGCGCACAAGAACCAGTTGACGAATGGCTGCAAGCTAAAGGATATTTTAGGAAACATGCGCCTAGAGATCCGACTTGTTTATTCAGAGCAGTCAGTGAACAAGTTTATATGACACAACACTACCATCTTAGGGTGAGGAAGGAGTGTGTGGAATTTATGAGAACGATGAAACAATCATTTTTTGAG AACGTAGCAATTCCATTTGATGATTACCTGGACCAAATGGCGTGTTTCACTGAATGGGGTGGTATAAATGAAATCCAAGCTATGTCATTGTTGTACAAAAGAGAATTTGTGATATTCAATGGACAAAAACAGGTGCAACGTAATGTTACTAACAATGGTTTCAAAAATGTAATATATTTGTGCCACACGCCACAGAAACAATACGAAAGTATTTACACGCAGGATTTTGTTGCATCAGCTGCATACTGTCAAT CTATTGCCTATCAAGTACTTTATAAAGGTGTCTTCAATATGGCTAACTTAGAGACTACTGTTCATAAAATGTTACATGACCGAACTGCTACTTTTAGACATGACAAATTTTTCCTTAAAGGAAACTTAGAGATACGAGA TCAGTTGACCGCAGAAATATACAATAAAGTGGAGAGCGGAAACGACGAGGTGGACGATGGGCAAAGTATAACGAAGAATATACCACCATTTCCTTACAGAGTTGCGAAAGCTCTGGATCCGAATATTTATCGTAATACTGACTTCGATATATGGCATGAGATTAGGAAAG AAGTAAAGAATGCAGGCTGGACCCGACACAATAGTCATGAATTACAAGTTGGTGGTAAATGTTTGATTCAAATGGATTTTAACGAAGATGATTTTGACAGAGCTAACAATAATAATGTCTATGTGTCTTCGCTTGAGAAAGATGCTAATTGCAACGATACAACAGCATCGCAGAAAACTGACAAACCCACTTTCCTTTATGGTCATATACAAGAGATGAGTAAAAATGAGGGTCCTGTGTTAGTTTACATTGTAGAACTGGGAGAGAAAAAGATTGTACCATATTGTGCTCTCAAGCCGTGGCCTTTAAGAAAAGGCAAACAAAATAATTGGGCGCCAGTGTGCAAAAGAAATGTACTTGTAGACTCGA ATCAGAAATGGAGAAAACCATACGGAGCTTCGCGCAAGGTTAAACAGTCAATTTCCAGTATGACTATTTCTTCAGGTAGCATtgataaaaatggaaataatGACAATTGCACCGATGTTATTAGCAAAAATAATATTCAGTGGAAAAAAGAAAGTTT AAAAGGGGAACATACACAAGCATACGAAAACTATGAATTGGAGAAGTATGCTAATTACCCGGTTGATAAT GCTACTTCTGAAATGTTTCCCGCAAGACCGAATCTTGATAATAATAATCAGTCTTTAGCTTTGGATATTAGGCAAGAGAATAGCAAAGGACATAAAGAAAAAAGCTCATTTGGGGTCAAGAATACCGAGAAGCATTCAGCAAAAAATCCGAAATCGGATAACACGGTGAATACCGATAATAATGCTGAATTCGATTCGTATCCAAACCAAAGAACACAAAACGAAAATTTCTATTCCCCCTATTCTG GGGAGCCGATTTCTGCAGCTCAGGTGGACAATATGCTGCGTTCCATTAATTGTTCGGTACAGAAAAGTGTCGATGTGAACGGTAGTGATTTACCGTTATCAG GATTAGAATATTTTCGCGAGAGCAACAACTGGAATTATTTGACAAATGAACAATCCGATGTAGGACAATGGTACCAAG GTATGCCGCAAAACGAAGCTGATATTACGGCCATTACGAACGGTATGACGCAGCATTGCACAGTGTCGCAACAGAAACCGGAGCACAATACCGATCAAAAAGAAAACGGCAGTCAATCGCTCAGCCAAGAAAACGGGCATAAATGCGTGAACGGTAAGAAGGATGCGCAGATTCAAAAACCGGAAGCACCGAGGGTGGATGAAGGGAAAGATTTGTCGCAATCACCGCGCGAGAAAATAAAGGATCAAGAGCCTGTTAACAGAGACACTCCTCGTCCAAGTAGGAACGGCTTGGGTTCCCGATTTAAGAAGAATTCAGACA ATCGACACCGTACAGCTTCGCAATTTGCGCAACAGGGTAATCAGTACTTGCATTGCGGAGGAAACTCAAAGTCCACTAAATCGCAAGAAACGAATAGCGATCATTTTCAACAATCGAGGGCGGTATCTCAGCAGGCACATGGTTCTCCAACTGCACCGGTGAATTCTTATCAAACACCCTACATGCAACAGGGCATGTATTCCGGAATACCGTATTATGCAAATGAGGCAGAAGCATTCGCAAATCCTTATTATCCTCCTAATCCAGGATTCTTCCCTATGCCTTGTCTACCGCATTCAGATATGCCTGATAATGGTAACATGCAACCATTCTCACCGCACTTATACCCTGGGATGGACTATGCACAGGCTTATCCTGGCGTATGTCCTCCATACATGTGTCCTCAACCTGCCCCATACAACGTGCCGCCTCAGAACATGCAAGAACACTGGTATGCTGTTACTGGACAACCGCATTACATGCCGTATGCACCGGTATTGCCCGTCGCTGCAGATGGAGTTTGTAACGGGCTCTCGCAAAACATCAATCAGAACAGCCCCACCCCAGAATGCATAACTATGCAACTATGTTCCAACCTGTGA
- the LOC143214076 gene encoding uncharacterized protein LOC143214076 isoform X1 — protein sequence MLVYFSNKMEISPRKPSKRAQEPVDEWLQAKGYFRKHAPRDPTCLFRAVSEQVYMTQHYHLRVRKECVEFMRTMKQSFFENVAIPFDDYLDQMACFTEWGGINEIQAMSLLYKREFVIFNGQKQVQRNVTNNGFKNVIYLCHTPQKQYESIYTQDFVASAAYCQSIAYQVLYKGVFNMANLETTVHKMLHDRTATFRHDKFFLKGNLEIRDQLTAEIYNKVESGNDEVDDGQSITKNIPPFPYRVAKALDPNIYRNTDFDIWHEIRKEVKNAGWTRHNSHELQVGGKCLIQMDFNEDDFDRANNNNVYVSSLEKDANCNDTTASQKTDKPTFLYGHIQEMSKNEGPVLVYIVELGEKKIVPYCALKPWPLRKGKQNNWAPVCKRNVLVDSNQKWRKPYGASRKVKQSISSMTISSGSIDKNGNNDNCTDVISKNNIQWKKESLKGEHTQAYENYELEKYANYPVDNATSEMFPARPNLDNNNQSLALDIRQENSKGHKEKSSFGVKNTEKHSAKNPKSDNTVNTDNNAEFDSYPNQRTQNENFYSPYSGEPISAAQVDNMLRSINCSVQKSVDVNGSDLPLSDPFTLRFFYNLGLEYFRESNNWNYLTNEQSDVGQWYQGMPQNEADITAITNGMTQHCTVSQQKPEHNTDQKENGSQSLSQENGHKCVNGKKDAQIQKPEAPRVDEGKDLSQSPREKIKDQEPVNRDTPRPSRNGLGSRFKKNSDNRHRTASQFAQQGNQYLHCGGNSKSTKSQETNSDHFQQSRAVSQQAHGSPTAPVNSYQTPYMQQGMYSGIPYYANEAEAFANPYYPPNPGFFPMPCLPHSDMPDNGNMQPFSPHLYPGMDYAQAYPGVCPPYMCPQPAPYNVPPQNMQEHWYAVTGQPHYMPYAPVLPVAADGVCNGLSQNINQNSPTPECITMQLCSNL from the exons ATGTTAGTTTACTTTAGCAATAAGATGGAAATATCGCCCAGAAAACCGTCGAAACGCGCACAAGAACCAGTTGACGAATGGCTGCAAGCTAAAGGATATTTTAGGAAACATGCGCCTAGAGATCCGACTTGTTTATTCAGAGCAGTCAGTGAACAAGTTTATATGACACAACACTACCATCTTAGGGTGAGGAAGGAGTGTGTGGAATTTATGAGAACGATGAAACAATCATTTTTTGAG AACGTAGCAATTCCATTTGATGATTACCTGGACCAAATGGCGTGTTTCACTGAATGGGGTGGTATAAATGAAATCCAAGCTATGTCATTGTTGTACAAAAGAGAATTTGTGATATTCAATGGACAAAAACAGGTGCAACGTAATGTTACTAACAATGGTTTCAAAAATGTAATATATTTGTGCCACACGCCACAGAAACAATACGAAAGTATTTACACGCAGGATTTTGTTGCATCAGCTGCATACTGTCAAT CTATTGCCTATCAAGTACTTTATAAAGGTGTCTTCAATATGGCTAACTTAGAGACTACTGTTCATAAAATGTTACATGACCGAACTGCTACTTTTAGACATGACAAATTTTTCCTTAAAGGAAACTTAGAGATACGAGA TCAGTTGACCGCAGAAATATACAATAAAGTGGAGAGCGGAAACGACGAGGTGGACGATGGGCAAAGTATAACGAAGAATATACCACCATTTCCTTACAGAGTTGCGAAAGCTCTGGATCCGAATATTTATCGTAATACTGACTTCGATATATGGCATGAGATTAGGAAAG AAGTAAAGAATGCAGGCTGGACCCGACACAATAGTCATGAATTACAAGTTGGTGGTAAATGTTTGATTCAAATGGATTTTAACGAAGATGATTTTGACAGAGCTAACAATAATAATGTCTATGTGTCTTCGCTTGAGAAAGATGCTAATTGCAACGATACAACAGCATCGCAGAAAACTGACAAACCCACTTTCCTTTATGGTCATATACAAGAGATGAGTAAAAATGAGGGTCCTGTGTTAGTTTACATTGTAGAACTGGGAGAGAAAAAGATTGTACCATATTGTGCTCTCAAGCCGTGGCCTTTAAGAAAAGGCAAACAAAATAATTGGGCGCCAGTGTGCAAAAGAAATGTACTTGTAGACTCGA ATCAGAAATGGAGAAAACCATACGGAGCTTCGCGCAAGGTTAAACAGTCAATTTCCAGTATGACTATTTCTTCAGGTAGCATtgataaaaatggaaataatGACAATTGCACCGATGTTATTAGCAAAAATAATATTCAGTGGAAAAAAGAAAGTTT AAAAGGGGAACATACACAAGCATACGAAAACTATGAATTGGAGAAGTATGCTAATTACCCGGTTGATAAT GCTACTTCTGAAATGTTTCCCGCAAGACCGAATCTTGATAATAATAATCAGTCTTTAGCTTTGGATATTAGGCAAGAGAATAGCAAAGGACATAAAGAAAAAAGCTCATTTGGGGTCAAGAATACCGAGAAGCATTCAGCAAAAAATCCGAAATCGGATAACACGGTGAATACCGATAATAATGCTGAATTCGATTCGTATCCAAACCAAAGAACACAAAACGAAAATTTCTATTCCCCCTATTCTG GGGAGCCGATTTCTGCAGCTCAGGTGGACAATATGCTGCGTTCCATTAATTGTTCGGTACAGAAAAGTGTCGATGTGAACGGTAGTGATTTACCGTTATCAG ATCCATTTACTTTGAGATTTTTTTATAACTTAGGATTAGAATATTTTCGCGAGAGCAACAACTGGAATTATTTGACAAATGAACAATCCGATGTAGGACAATGGTACCAAG GTATGCCGCAAAACGAAGCTGATATTACGGCCATTACGAACGGTATGACGCAGCATTGCACAGTGTCGCAACAGAAACCGGAGCACAATACCGATCAAAAAGAAAACGGCAGTCAATCGCTCAGCCAAGAAAACGGGCATAAATGCGTGAACGGTAAGAAGGATGCGCAGATTCAAAAACCGGAAGCACCGAGGGTGGATGAAGGGAAAGATTTGTCGCAATCACCGCGCGAGAAAATAAAGGATCAAGAGCCTGTTAACAGAGACACTCCTCGTCCAAGTAGGAACGGCTTGGGTTCCCGATTTAAGAAGAATTCAGACA ATCGACACCGTACAGCTTCGCAATTTGCGCAACAGGGTAATCAGTACTTGCATTGCGGAGGAAACTCAAAGTCCACTAAATCGCAAGAAACGAATAGCGATCATTTTCAACAATCGAGGGCGGTATCTCAGCAGGCACATGGTTCTCCAACTGCACCGGTGAATTCTTATCAAACACCCTACATGCAACAGGGCATGTATTCCGGAATACCGTATTATGCAAATGAGGCAGAAGCATTCGCAAATCCTTATTATCCTCCTAATCCAGGATTCTTCCCTATGCCTTGTCTACCGCATTCAGATATGCCTGATAATGGTAACATGCAACCATTCTCACCGCACTTATACCCTGGGATGGACTATGCACAGGCTTATCCTGGCGTATGTCCTCCATACATGTGTCCTCAACCTGCCCCATACAACGTGCCGCCTCAGAACATGCAAGAACACTGGTATGCTGTTACTGGACAACCGCATTACATGCCGTATGCACCGGTATTGCCCGTCGCTGCAGATGGAGTTTGTAACGGGCTCTCGCAAAACATCAATCAGAACAGCCCCACCCCAGAATGCATAACTATGCAACTATGTTCCAACCTGTGA